From Drosophila nasuta strain 15112-1781.00 chromosome X, ASM2355853v1, whole genome shotgun sequence, one genomic window encodes:
- the LOC132795131 gene encoding SH3 domain-binding protein 5 isoform X2: MSTESNTPVDPRVQIELEKLNTATDNINKYEVELDESKCEFKRLLAESVVRIKAAAHKLGNSIDAAKPYYESRIYAAQLAKETQLAASNHEKAKSIHAAAKEMVYLAEQGLGEKSTLDTACQEMLSHAASKVNQSQLEVSDTRNALKMCQLKLEVANNRVGKLQGQLKQALRASRPYYETRANYNGLLKAQKLRVNDLEAKVSAAKLTYNEALKNLEQISEDIHRQRQQRNNLLNYEAMLRQVDAVDALTAAAAVGVEQQLISEPQQEEQEPEDEEYLSMPERLSSGCSSPRQRQADPHDCPHLLHDFEAVLTFPQKLAGGMHKSASTSATDGDNNLFAQAQGLHAPYDIKPRSESGSSSISASVSASTSTAAATAPPADNDIDQWTEIRLSHSDSTSSSYSNQSLLEQHGLDGAGGLGGGGCGLGGGSGLGYGLGGNLEADAQSQHSTSSSDEPKRKVTCTTIFQDDSVTGFGSGQQQMSRKQSLSQWLSRSNSFKSSGRRQSLDLLIDAGDKVKDVFSYGFQRVGRSLERRNSESEMANEGAGEADALLDNSSAAATAATAAAAATHATTTASATNSSSSSAGDFFSFSRSSEPKELLSDEQVENLLLNHMVDEHGVIIVEELKSPTVARTTTTSMHHPQQQQQPQQQQQQQQNHHATLSVASAARAALMF, from the exons ATGTCAACGGAAAGCAATACGCCCGTGGATCCGCGTGTCCAG ATTGAGCTGGAGAAGCTGAACACGGCAACAGACAATATCAACAAATACGAAGTGGAGCTTGAT GAGTCCAAGTGCGAATTCAAGCGTCTGCTCGCCGAGAGCGTCGTCCGCATCAAGGCCGCTGCCCACAAACTGGGCAACTCCATTGACGCCGCCAAGCCGTACTATGAGTCGCGCATCTATGCCGCCCAGCTGGCCAAGGAGACACAGTTGGCGGCCTCGAACCATGAGAAGGCCAAGTCCATTCATGCCGCCGCCAAGGAGATGGTCTATCTGGCGGAGCAGGGACTCGGCGAGAAGTCCACGCTGGACACCGCCTGCCAGGAGATGCTCAGTCATGCGGCGAGCAAAGTGAATCAGTCGCAGCTCGAGGTCAGCGACACTCGCAACGCCCTCAAGATGTGCCAACTGAAGCTCGAGGTGGCCAACAATCGTGTGGGCAAGCTGCAGGGTCAACTGAAGCAGGCGTTGCGTGCCTCCAG ACCGTACTACGAGACGCGAGCCAACTACAATGGACTTCTGAAGGCACAAAAGCTGCGCGTCAACGATCTGGAGGCGAAGGTCAGTGCCGCCAAGTTGACCTACAACGAGGCGCTGAAGAATCTCGAGCAGATCTCCGAGGACATTCACCGCCAGCGACAGCAGCGCAACAATCTGCTCAACTACGAGGCCATGTTGCGTCAGGTGGATGCTGTGGATGCACTCACCGCCGCAGCAGCCGTCGGCGTGGAGCAGCAGTTGATCTCGGAGCCACAGCAAGAGGAACAGGAACCGGAGGACGAGGAATATCTCAGCATGCCGGAGCGTCTAAGCAGCGGCTGCAGTTCGCCGCGTCAACGTCAAGCGGATCCGCATGATTGCCCCCATCTGTTGCATGACTTTGAGGCAGTGCTAACGTTCCCTCAGAAGCTGGCTGGCGGGATGCACAAATCGGCGAGCACCAGTGCCACCGATGGCGACAATAATCTGTTTGCCCAGGCGCAGGGTTTGCATGCGCCATACGATATCAAGCCGCGCTCCGAATCCGGCAGCTCCTCCATCTCTGCCTCCGTCtcggcatcgacatcgacggcagcggcaacggcgCCGCCGGCGGACAATGATATCGATCAGTGGACGGAGATTCGACTCTCGCACTCGGACAGCACCAGCTCCAGTTACTCGAATCAATCGCTGCTGGAGCAGCATGGCCTGGATGGCGCTGGCGGCCTCGGTGGCGGTGGTTGCGGCCTAGGCGGTGGCTCTGGACTGGGCTATGGCCTGGGCGGCAACCTCGAGGCGGATGCGCAGTCCCAGCACTCGACGTCCTCGTCGGATGAGCCAAAGCGCAAGGTGACGTGCACCACCATATTCCAGGATGACAGCGTCACGGGATTTGGAAGCGGGCAGCAACAGATGAGTCGCAAGCAGAGCTTGAGCCAATGGCTGTCACGTTCGAACAGCTTCAAGAGCAGCGGACGGCGGCAGAGTCTCGATCTGCTGATCGATGCGGGCGACAAGGTGAAGGATGTGTTTAGCTATGGCTTTCAGCGGGTCGGACGCAGTCTGGAGCGGCGCAACAGTGAGTCCGAAATGGCCAACGAGGGTGCTGGCGAGGCGGATGCGTTGCTGGACAACAGCtctgcggcagcaacagcagcgacggcggcggcggctgcgACGCACGCAACGACGACGGCATCAGcgacgaacagcagcagcagcagcgccggcgatttcttttcatttagcAG ATCCTCAGAACCCAAAGAGTTACTGTCCGATGAGCAGGTTGAGAATTTACTCTTGAATCACATGGTGGATGAGCACGGCGTCATTATAGTGGAGGAATTAAAGTCACCCACAGTGGccagaacaacaacgacaagcaTGCATcacccacaacaacagcaacaaccgcagcagcagcaacaacaacagcaaaatcaTCATGCCACATTGAGTGTAGCGAGCGCTGCACGTGCCGctttaatgttttaa
- the LOC132795135 gene encoding uncharacterized protein LOC132795135, with amino-acid sequence MNVLPVLLLLLMQLTAQKVFADGNATAANGNSTVPKVTTPTNTNTTVLSAVNNKNNATTITGGSTKPEVVNGVVEQPPLKLPQVADNGNNSKDNATVVLTRKVSKTDTATSANPTANSTSTTSTTTTTATPLKVATTAITGNKNKADKPLAEGVSQSDIAGSGSSRNKTTAAAPSSNSSSTTTTTSSSSTTTTTTTTTTTTTTPTTTTKRPSKPTITVSMYVPIAGEKDQQLSSAAAAGAATTAGAAATSGAVDASIIKSDPITQPVQEMVSSLPNRSENEYIVPMVTVMLTVPLAIVVFIIGYRRFRDLWHTRHYRRMDFLVDGMYND; translated from the coding sequence ATGAATGTGCTTccggtgctgttgctgttgctgatgcagCTCACAGCGCAAAAAGTGTTTGCCGATGGAAATGCGACTGCTGCAAACGGAAATTCGACTGTCCCCAAAGtcacaacaccaacaaacacaaacacaacagtGCTTAGTGCTGTGAATAACAAGAataatgcaacaacaattacaggTGGTAGCACTAAGCCGGAGGTGGTGAATGGCGTCGTAGAGCAGCCGCCGCTCAAGTTGCCACAAGTGGccgacaacggcaacaacagcaaggaTAATGCAACGGTGGTGTTGACGCGCAAGGTGAGCAAAACGGATACGGCCACATCAGCAAATCCAACAGCAAATAGTACCAGCACAACATCAacgaccacaacaacagcaacaccactGAAGGTGGCAACAACTGCGATAACAGGCAATAAAAACAAGGCAGATAAACCGCTGGCCGAAGGCGTCTCGCAGAGCGACATCgccggcagcggcagcagcagaaacaagACGACAGCGGCGGCtccaagcagcaacagcagcagtacaacaacaacaactagcagttcatcaacaacaaccacaacaacaacgacgacaaccacaacaacaacaccaactaCAACCACAAAGCGACCCTCTAAGCCCACGATTACCGTCAGTATGTATGTGCCTATTGCCGGCGAAAAGGATCAACAGCTTTCttcagcagcggcagcaggagcagcaacaacagcaggagcagcagcaaccagcgGTGCAGTCGATGCTTCCATCATCAAATCAGATCCCATAACGCAGCCAGTGCAGGAGATGGTCAGCAGTTTGCCGAATCGCAGTGAGAACGAATACATTGTGCCCATGGTGACGGTGATGCTGACAGTGCCCTTGGCCATTGTGGTCTTCATCATTGGCTATCGACGTTTCCGCGACTTGTGGCATACGCGTCATTACAGACGCATGGATTTCCTCGTCGATGGCATGTACAACGATTGA
- the LOC132795131 gene encoding SH3 domain-binding protein 5 isoform X1, which translates to MSTESNTPVDPRVQIELEKLNTATDNINKYEVELDESKCEFKRLLAESVVRIKAAAHKLGNSIDAAKPYYESRIYAAQLAKETQLAASNHEKAKSIHAAAKEMVYLAEQGLGEKSTLDTACQEMLSHAASKVNQSQLEVSDTRNALKMCQLKLEVANNRVGKLQGQLKQALRASRLQLRRNLLLLRYLSILHALYCTQCSPYYETRANYNGLLKAQKLRVNDLEAKVSAAKLTYNEALKNLEQISEDIHRQRQQRNNLLNYEAMLRQVDAVDALTAAAAVGVEQQLISEPQQEEQEPEDEEYLSMPERLSSGCSSPRQRQADPHDCPHLLHDFEAVLTFPQKLAGGMHKSASTSATDGDNNLFAQAQGLHAPYDIKPRSESGSSSISASVSASTSTAAATAPPADNDIDQWTEIRLSHSDSTSSSYSNQSLLEQHGLDGAGGLGGGGCGLGGGSGLGYGLGGNLEADAQSQHSTSSSDEPKRKVTCTTIFQDDSVTGFGSGQQQMSRKQSLSQWLSRSNSFKSSGRRQSLDLLIDAGDKVKDVFSYGFQRVGRSLERRNSESEMANEGAGEADALLDNSSAAATAATAAAAATHATTTASATNSSSSSAGDFFSFSRSSEPKELLSDEQVENLLLNHMVDEHGVIIVEELKSPTVARTTTTSMHHPQQQQQPQQQQQQQQNHHATLSVASAARAALMF; encoded by the exons ATGTCAACGGAAAGCAATACGCCCGTGGATCCGCGTGTCCAG ATTGAGCTGGAGAAGCTGAACACGGCAACAGACAATATCAACAAATACGAAGTGGAGCTTGAT GAGTCCAAGTGCGAATTCAAGCGTCTGCTCGCCGAGAGCGTCGTCCGCATCAAGGCCGCTGCCCACAAACTGGGCAACTCCATTGACGCCGCCAAGCCGTACTATGAGTCGCGCATCTATGCCGCCCAGCTGGCCAAGGAGACACAGTTGGCGGCCTCGAACCATGAGAAGGCCAAGTCCATTCATGCCGCCGCCAAGGAGATGGTCTATCTGGCGGAGCAGGGACTCGGCGAGAAGTCCACGCTGGACACCGCCTGCCAGGAGATGCTCAGTCATGCGGCGAGCAAAGTGAATCAGTCGCAGCTCGAGGTCAGCGACACTCGCAACGCCCTCAAGATGTGCCAACTGAAGCTCGAGGTGGCCAACAATCGTGTGGGCAAGCTGCAGGGTCAACTGAAGCAGGCGTTGCGTGCCTCCAG ATTGCAGCTGAGGcgcaatttacttttgttgaGATACCTTAGCATATTGCACGCTTTGTATTGTACCCAGTGCTC ACCGTACTACGAGACGCGAGCCAACTACAATGGACTTCTGAAGGCACAAAAGCTGCGCGTCAACGATCTGGAGGCGAAGGTCAGTGCCGCCAAGTTGACCTACAACGAGGCGCTGAAGAATCTCGAGCAGATCTCCGAGGACATTCACCGCCAGCGACAGCAGCGCAACAATCTGCTCAACTACGAGGCCATGTTGCGTCAGGTGGATGCTGTGGATGCACTCACCGCCGCAGCAGCCGTCGGCGTGGAGCAGCAGTTGATCTCGGAGCCACAGCAAGAGGAACAGGAACCGGAGGACGAGGAATATCTCAGCATGCCGGAGCGTCTAAGCAGCGGCTGCAGTTCGCCGCGTCAACGTCAAGCGGATCCGCATGATTGCCCCCATCTGTTGCATGACTTTGAGGCAGTGCTAACGTTCCCTCAGAAGCTGGCTGGCGGGATGCACAAATCGGCGAGCACCAGTGCCACCGATGGCGACAATAATCTGTTTGCCCAGGCGCAGGGTTTGCATGCGCCATACGATATCAAGCCGCGCTCCGAATCCGGCAGCTCCTCCATCTCTGCCTCCGTCtcggcatcgacatcgacggcagcggcaacggcgCCGCCGGCGGACAATGATATCGATCAGTGGACGGAGATTCGACTCTCGCACTCGGACAGCACCAGCTCCAGTTACTCGAATCAATCGCTGCTGGAGCAGCATGGCCTGGATGGCGCTGGCGGCCTCGGTGGCGGTGGTTGCGGCCTAGGCGGTGGCTCTGGACTGGGCTATGGCCTGGGCGGCAACCTCGAGGCGGATGCGCAGTCCCAGCACTCGACGTCCTCGTCGGATGAGCCAAAGCGCAAGGTGACGTGCACCACCATATTCCAGGATGACAGCGTCACGGGATTTGGAAGCGGGCAGCAACAGATGAGTCGCAAGCAGAGCTTGAGCCAATGGCTGTCACGTTCGAACAGCTTCAAGAGCAGCGGACGGCGGCAGAGTCTCGATCTGCTGATCGATGCGGGCGACAAGGTGAAGGATGTGTTTAGCTATGGCTTTCAGCGGGTCGGACGCAGTCTGGAGCGGCGCAACAGTGAGTCCGAAATGGCCAACGAGGGTGCTGGCGAGGCGGATGCGTTGCTGGACAACAGCtctgcggcagcaacagcagcgacggcggcggcggctgcgACGCACGCAACGACGACGGCATCAGcgacgaacagcagcagcagcagcgccggcgatttcttttcatttagcAG ATCCTCAGAACCCAAAGAGTTACTGTCCGATGAGCAGGTTGAGAATTTACTCTTGAATCACATGGTGGATGAGCACGGCGTCATTATAGTGGAGGAATTAAAGTCACCCACAGTGGccagaacaacaacgacaagcaTGCATcacccacaacaacagcaacaaccgcagcagcagcaacaacaacagcaaaatcaTCATGCCACATTGAGTGTAGCGAGCGCTGCACGTGCCGctttaatgttttaa
- the LOC132794984 gene encoding protein yellow-like: MKSFLAIILCFLSIAGLQYFSIRFRVSAYGATLDPVSYAPFTFQRQNIKQEAKTFQIVNEWKYIDFEYPTFVERQLAIMNGDFNPKNNLPLGIDVYRNRLFITTPRWKDGVPASLVTVPYPTKEISPPVRPYPNWQAHSSPYNPDCSKLISVYRTTVDAQCNRLWMIDSGIVNATISLNQICPPKIVAFDLNTDEMVVRYELPPSQVKQDSLHSNIVVDVRNGNCLDAHALVTDVWRFGIVVYSLEKNRSWRVTNYNFAPNPVASDFNVYGLNFQWLDGVFGMSLTEDRRLYFHPMASFTEFMVSVDLLLNESLWTNGTVDTSKLFVAVGDRGFNGQSSTSGIARNGVMFYTQVHRDNVGCWDTAKPYTRANLGSLLDADNSTMLIQFPNDLKVDHKEKQGVWVMSNRLPIYLYSQLDYGDINFRILRADVEDIIANSVCNPISESANNNKFALVSIEEGQCY, translated from the exons ATGAAATCGTTTCTTGCAATAATACTTTGTTTTCTATCGATCGCTGGCCTTCAATacttttcaattcgatttcGTGTATCTGCGTATGGGGCAACGTTGGATCCAGTATCTTATGCACCGTTTACATTTCAGCggcaaaatattaaacagGAAgcgaaaacatttcaaatagtCAATGAGTGGAAATACATTGACTTCGAGTATCCCACTTTCGTGGAGCGACAACTGGCGATAATGAATGG CGATTTCAACCCAAAGAATAACCTACCTTTGGGAATCGATGTCTACCGCAACCGGCTGTTTATCACAACTCCGCGATGGAAGGATGGTGTGCCAGCCAGCTTGGTGACCGTGCCCTACCCGACAAAGGAGATAAGTCCCCCAGTCCGTCCGTATCCCAACTGGCAGGCACACAGCAGTCCCTACAATCCCGACTGCTCCAAGCTGATATCGGTTTACCGCACCACAGTCGATGCTCAATGCAACCGACTGTGGATGATCGACTCTGGCATTGTGAATGCCACAATCAGCTTAAACCAAATCTGCCCCCCGAAGATTGTGGCCTTTGACTTGAACACCGACGAAATGGTCGTCCGCTATGAGCTGCCACCTTCGCAAGTCAAGCAGGATTCATTGCACTCCAATATTGTGGTGGACGTCAGGAATGGCAATTGCCTCGACGCCCACGCCCTTGTCACTGATGTGTGGCGCTTCGGAATAGTTGTCTATAGCTTGGAGAAGAACAGAAGTTGGCGAGTGACCAACTACAATTTTGCGCCCAATCCAGTGGCCTCTGATTTTAATGTCTATGGATTAAACTTCCAGTGGTTGGATGGCGTCTTTGGCATGAGTCTCACCGAAGATCGTCGCTTGTACTTCCATCCGATGGCCAGCTTCACG GAATTCATGGTGTCTGTGGATCTGCTGTTGAATGAATCTCTGTGGACAAATGGCACTGTCGACACCTCAAAGCTGTTCGTTGCAGTTGGCGATCGAGGATTCAATGGGCAGTCCTCCACATCGGGAATTGCCAGAAATGGCGTCATGTTCTACACACAAGTGCATCGTGACAACGTTGGGTGTTGGGACACAGCCAAACCATATACAAGAGCCAACTTGGGATCCCTTCTCGATGCTGATAACTCAACGATGTTGATTCAATTTCCCAACGATCTGAAGGTGGATCACAAAGAGAAGCAAGGCGTGTGGGTGATGAGCAATCGTCTTCCGATTTACCTATACAGCCAACTGGATTACGGAGACATCAACTTCAGAATTCTGAGAGCAGACGTTGAGGATATTATTGCCAACTCTGTCTGCAATCCAATATCCGAATCGGCGAATAACAACAAGTTCGCATTGGTTTCGATCGAAGAGGGTCAATGCTattga
- the LOC132795133 gene encoding band 7 protein AGAP004871: MHPASPHQHRSRLNVSSAAGAAAGQSQNTPDSFTLSPQSPHHHHHSPQQQQSHTVQISSSSTHPYQGLKTSENDDMGCVELLATAISVLIMVLTFPISVFICFKVVSEYERAVIFRMGRLRSGGARGPGVFFVLPCVDDYYPVDLRTVSFDVPPQEVLSKDSVTVTVDAVVYYRISDPLKAVIQVSNYSHSTRLLAATTLRNVLGTRNLSELLTERETISHTMQMSLDEATDPWGVKVERVEIKDVSLPTALQRAMAAEAEAAREARAKVIAAEGEMKSSRALKEASEIISASPSALQLRYLQTLSSISAEKNSTIIFPLPMELLTPFLNSSAQLAANANAHATPSPLHRHQHQHHQ; the protein is encoded by the exons ATGCATCCTGCCTCGCCGCATCAACATCGCTCGCGTCTCAATGTCAGCAgtgcagctggagcagcagctggacaATCGCAGAACACGCCGGATTCCTTTACGTTGAGTCCACAATcgcctcatcatcatcaccattcgccacagcagcagcaatcgcaCACGGTCCAGATTAGCTCCAGCTCCACACATCCCTATCAGGGACTCAAAACCT CTGAAAATGATGACATGGGCTGTGTGGAGCTGCTGGCCACAGCAATCTCGGTGCTCATCATGGTCCTCACGTTTCCCATCTCAGTGTTCATCTGCTTTAAGGTGGTCTCCGAGTACGAACGCGCTGTGATCTTTCGCATGGGTCGATTGCGCAGCGGCGGAGCCCGAGGACCGGGTGTCTTCTTTGTGCTGCCATGTGTGGATGATTACTATCCGGTTGACTTGCGCACAGTGTCCTTCGATGTGCCGCCACAAGAGGTGCTCTCCAAGGACTCGGTGACGGTGACTGTCGATGCCGTTGTCTACTATCGCATCAGCGATCCACTCAAGGCAGTCATTCAGGTGTCCAACTACAGTCACTCCACACGCTTGCTGGCTGCCACAACGTTGCGCAACGTGCTCGGCACTCGCAATCTGTCCGAGCTGCTCACCGAACGTGAGACCATCTCGCACACCATGCAGATGTCGCTGGACGAGGCCACCGATCCCTGGGGTGTTAAAGTGGAGCGTGTTGAAAT taagGACGTTTCACTGCCAACCGCCCTGCAACGTGCGATGGCCGctgaggcagaggcagcgCGTGAGGCACGTGCCAAGGTCATTGCCGCCGAGGGGGAGATGAAATCATCGCGTGCCCTCAAGGAGGCATCAGAGATCATCTCGGCCAGTCCGTCGGCGCTGCAGCTGCGATATCTGCAAACGCTGAGCAGCATTTCGGCGGAAAAGAACTCGACAATCATATTCCCATTGCCCATGGAGTTGCTCACGCCCTTTCTGAATTCATCCGCCCAGTTGGCCGCCAATGCGAACGCACATGCGACACCATCGCCGCTTCATCGGcaccagcatcagcatcatcagtGA